A region from the Tahibacter amnicola genome encodes:
- a CDS encoding SDR family oxidoreductase, which produces MQPSTSPIALCFGASGAIGRFLLPRLRAGGWRVMAVSRQPGRVSDARLLWLCTDLAGATIATKGIGAVISVGPLDAFVEWLERSPLAPGVRVVAMSSMSAVSKSASADGAERALSARLLEYENRLMRRCDAAGLAWTILRPTLIYGAGIDRSLTPLVRFARRTRLFPWLWGATGLRQPVHADDLAAACAAALAAPQAAGQRLETGGGEVLPFATLLDRVRRSCGVATIPVPVPLAALQTAAVLSGRGRGIVQRLRQDLTADNQAAGQLLGFVPRPFLPDPGCWSPLPELAGPHPVEVDSATKTP; this is translated from the coding sequence GTGCAGCCATCAACCTCACCCATAGCGCTGTGTTTCGGTGCGTCGGGCGCCATCGGGCGCTTCCTGCTGCCGCGTCTGCGGGCGGGCGGCTGGCGCGTGATGGCCGTGAGCCGGCAGCCCGGCCGGGTGAGCGACGCCCGCCTGCTGTGGCTGTGCACCGATCTGGCGGGCGCCACGATTGCGACCAAGGGCATCGGCGCGGTGATCAGTGTCGGCCCGCTCGATGCGTTCGTCGAATGGCTGGAACGCTCGCCGCTGGCACCGGGCGTACGCGTCGTGGCGATGAGCTCGATGAGCGCAGTCAGCAAGTCGGCATCGGCGGACGGCGCCGAGCGCGCCCTGTCCGCGCGCCTGCTGGAATACGAAAACCGGCTCATGCGCCGCTGCGATGCCGCCGGATTGGCCTGGACCATACTGCGGCCGACCCTGATATATGGCGCAGGTATCGACCGCAGCCTGACACCGCTGGTCCGCTTCGCCCGCCGCACGCGGCTCTTCCCCTGGCTGTGGGGCGCCACCGGCCTGCGTCAGCCGGTTCACGCGGATGACCTGGCCGCGGCCTGCGCGGCCGCCCTGGCCGCGCCGCAGGCTGCCGGTCAACGCCTGGAAACCGGCGGAGGCGAAGTGCTGCCGTTCGCGACCCTCCTCGATCGCGTGCGGCGCAGCTGTGGCGTGGCGACGATTCCTGTTCCGGTCCCGCTCGCCGCACTGCAGACGGCTGCTGTGCTGAGCGGTCGCGGCCGTGGCATCGTCCAGCGCCTGCGCCAGGACCTGACGGCCGACAACCAGGCCGCCGGCCAGCTCCTGGGCTTTGTCCCGCGGCCATTCCTGCCCGATCCCGGTTGCTGGTCGCCGCTGCCGGAGTTGGCGGGTCCACATCCTGTAGAAGTGGATAGCGCGACAAAAACGCCGTAG
- a CDS encoding WD40/YVTN/BNR-like repeat-containing protein: MGRLLVTGSSRVRFGLGVGLLAVAVAWTAYAADEPAPASAAQAVPAESVAPATPAPPANAASKPWKDPVDVPAEPMRLSAQALLLDMAEAGNRAIAVGERGIILVSQDRTQWTQVADVPTQSTLTAVAAAGSRLWAVGRDGVILHSNDAGDHWTLQRKDPWTAPTDDTPADDARHGAPLLDVLFLDENNGIAVGAYSLYLETADGGKTWNPRDILNNGAAPADSAEAAGDGKPRDKWTFSREELKIEEEGEPHFNAIARTSDGSLLIAGERGSLLRSRDGGQTWQRTKLPYDGSMFGAVGFEGQRAIVFGLRGHAFETDNLGDTWKELSTNTELTLLGGAKLAGGGVALVGANGLVLVRRSANEPFREGTVQPAGALSATLPVEGGTAFVVAGENGIGRFQPRQ, from the coding sequence ATGGGACGTTTGCTGGTTACCGGTTCTTCCCGCGTTCGCTTCGGCCTGGGCGTGGGTTTGTTGGCGGTAGCGGTCGCGTGGACGGCGTATGCCGCCGACGAACCTGCTCCCGCATCGGCTGCGCAAGCGGTGCCGGCGGAATCCGTCGCGCCCGCGACGCCTGCGCCCCCTGCGAACGCCGCGTCCAAGCCCTGGAAAGATCCGGTGGATGTTCCGGCCGAGCCGATGCGCCTGTCGGCACAGGCGCTGCTGCTGGACATGGCGGAAGCCGGCAATCGCGCCATCGCGGTGGGTGAGCGTGGCATCATCCTCGTCTCCCAGGATCGCACGCAGTGGACCCAGGTCGCCGACGTGCCGACGCAGTCCACGTTGACAGCGGTGGCGGCGGCGGGATCACGGCTCTGGGCGGTCGGCCGCGATGGCGTGATCCTCCACAGCAATGATGCTGGCGACCACTGGACACTGCAGCGCAAGGACCCTTGGACCGCACCCACGGATGACACCCCTGCGGACGACGCGCGCCATGGGGCACCCTTGCTTGACGTGCTGTTCCTTGATGAAAACAACGGCATCGCTGTCGGCGCGTACAGCTTGTACCTGGAGACTGCCGACGGCGGAAAGACCTGGAACCCGCGCGATATTCTGAATAACGGTGCGGCGCCGGCGGACAGTGCGGAAGCCGCAGGCGATGGAAAACCCCGCGACAAGTGGACCTTTTCGCGCGAGGAACTGAAGATCGAAGAAGAGGGCGAGCCGCACTTCAACGCCATCGCCCGTACCAGCGACGGCTCACTCCTGATCGCCGGCGAGCGCGGCAGCCTGCTGCGCTCGCGCGACGGTGGACAGACCTGGCAGCGCACCAAGCTGCCCTACGACGGTTCGATGTTCGGCGCCGTCGGCTTTGAAGGCCAGCGTGCCATCGTGTTCGGTCTGCGCGGTCACGCATTCGAAACCGACAATCTCGGCGATACCTGGAAAGAGCTTTCGACCAATACCGAGCTGACCCTGCTGGGCGGTGCGAAGCTGGCTGGCGGTGGTGTCGCCCTGGTCGGTGCGAACGGCCTGGTACTGGTGCGCCGCTCGGCCAACGAGCCGTTCCGCGAGGGAACCGTGCAACCGGCCGGCGCGCTGTCGGCGACGTTGCCGGTGGAAGGCGGCACGGCATTCGTCGTCGCGGGCGAGAACGGCATCGGCCGATTCCAGCCGCGGCAGTGA
- the djlA gene encoding co-chaperone DjlA translates to MIWIGPLVGAVLGLLSIRGVPGLILGLIAGHLIGQFLRPFKTARHINFLDPLFGLIGAMAKADGAVSQAEIDATEHLMRRLCLDPAQRREAIARFNAGKQSGFAIHVAIADLKTWCGGRRDHAYILIDVLLDVVYAEGGTAAARMAVLRALTQALGIDDRELASLAAMRGRRWQAGQGHAGAGSGNHARPPPPVDSPDPYTVLGIAADADNRAIKRAYRKLISQHHPDKLGDVPDALRRRAEERAREINTAYERIKSARGFV, encoded by the coding sequence ATGATCTGGATCGGGCCGCTGGTCGGTGCCGTGCTGGGCCTGCTGTCGATCCGCGGGGTGCCTGGGCTCATTCTCGGATTGATCGCCGGCCATCTGATCGGGCAATTCCTGCGGCCGTTCAAGACCGCGCGGCACATCAATTTCCTCGATCCCCTGTTTGGCCTGATCGGCGCCATGGCCAAGGCGGACGGTGCCGTGTCGCAGGCGGAAATCGACGCCACCGAACACCTCATGCGCCGGCTTTGCCTGGATCCGGCCCAGCGACGCGAAGCCATCGCGCGGTTCAATGCGGGCAAGCAGTCCGGCTTTGCCATCCATGTCGCGATTGCGGACCTGAAGACCTGGTGTGGCGGCCGTCGCGACCACGCCTACATCCTGATCGACGTGCTGCTGGACGTGGTCTACGCCGAGGGTGGCACGGCTGCGGCGCGCATGGCCGTGCTGCGCGCGCTGACCCAGGCGCTGGGCATCGACGACCGCGAGCTGGCCTCGCTCGCCGCCATGCGCGGACGGCGCTGGCAGGCGGGCCAGGGCCATGCCGGTGCGGGATCTGGCAACCACGCGCGTCCACCGCCGCCGGTCGACAGCCCGGATCCCTACACGGTGCTGGGCATCGCCGCCGATGCGGACAACCGCGCCATCAAGCGTGCCTACCGCAAGCTGATCAGCCAGCATCATCCGGACAAACTGGGCGACGTACCCGACGCCCTGCGCCGCCGCGCCGAGGAGCGCGCGCGCGAGATCAACACGGCCTACGAGCGGATAAAATCCGCGCGCGGCTTCGTCTGA
- a CDS encoding c-type cytochrome, translating to MRPIFLVALAVFGTCAATAQADEVPRPARLGLCASCHGEDGRSTQSGTPHLAGQDLEYLKTALAAYRSGQRDVAVMRAAVGALTPSELDALAAWYAARPPRP from the coding sequence ATGCGACCGATTTTCCTGGTGGCTCTTGCGGTGTTTGGTACCTGCGCCGCGACGGCCCAGGCCGACGAGGTTCCCCGGCCGGCACGCCTGGGCCTGTGCGCGTCCTGCCATGGCGAGGACGGTCGTTCGACCCAGTCCGGTACGCCTCACCTGGCCGGGCAGGACCTGGAATACCTCAAGACCGCCCTGGCCGCGTACCGCAGCGGCCAGCGCGACGTCGCCGTGATGCGTGCCGCAGTCGGTGCATTGACGCCGTCCGAACTGGATGCCCTGGCGGCCTGGTATGCCGCGCGGCCGCCGCGTCCATGA
- a CDS encoding phosphoribosylaminoimidazolesuccinocarboxamide synthase codes for MPTTLRESQLPGLNLVHRGKVRDVYALSAAELLIVASDRLSAFDVVLPDPIPGKGEMLCQISNFWFDKTAHLVPNHLTHKPVETVLPPGTDASLYIRRSVITKRLKPVPVEAIARGYLIGSGWKDYTATGQLCGIRLPEGLRQAEQLPEPIFTPSTKAAVGDHDENIGFDQLVTRIGGPLAEQVREATLSIYGWAARFAAERGIIIADTKFEFGTDENGTLYVMDEMLTPDSSRFWPAEDYRVGISPPSYDKQYVRDYLETLGWNKTPPGPSVPAEVIAATASKYAEALKRLADITLD; via the coding sequence GTGCCTACCACCCTGCGTGAATCCCAGCTTCCGGGTCTGAACCTCGTCCACCGCGGCAAGGTGCGCGATGTCTACGCGTTGTCTGCCGCGGAACTGCTGATCGTCGCCAGCGACCGGCTGAGCGCCTTTGACGTCGTCCTGCCCGATCCCATTCCCGGCAAGGGTGAGATGCTCTGCCAGATCTCCAACTTCTGGTTCGACAAGACGGCACACCTGGTTCCCAATCACCTCACGCACAAGCCGGTGGAGACGGTCCTGCCGCCGGGCACGGATGCGTCGCTGTATATCCGCCGCAGCGTCATCACCAAGCGCCTCAAGCCGGTGCCGGTCGAGGCGATTGCCCGCGGTTATCTGATCGGCTCGGGCTGGAAGGATTACACGGCTACCGGCCAGCTCTGCGGGATCCGACTGCCCGAAGGCCTGCGCCAGGCCGAGCAGCTGCCGGAGCCGATCTTTACGCCGTCCACCAAGGCCGCGGTCGGCGACCATGACGAGAACATCGGCTTCGACCAGCTCGTCACCCGCATCGGCGGCCCGCTGGCCGAACAAGTACGCGAAGCCACATTGTCCATTTATGGCTGGGCGGCCCGCTTCGCGGCCGAGCGCGGCATCATCATCGCCGACACCAAGTTCGAGTTCGGTACGGACGAGAACGGCACGCTCTATGTGATGGACGAAATGCTGACGCCGGATTCTTCCCGGTTCTGGCCGGCCGAGGATTACCGGGTCGGCATCAGCCCGCCCAGCTACGACAAGCAGTACGTGCGCGATTACCTGGAAACGCTGGGCTGGAACAAGACGCCGCCGGGCCCGAGCGTGCCCGCCGAAGTCATCGCGGCTACCGCCTCCAAGTACGCCGAAGCCCTCAAGCGACTGGCCGACATCACCCTCGACTGA
- a CDS encoding efflux RND transporter permease subunit — MAGSIKAVDNPSAFHRFAERLIFGNRMVVLALFALVTVAMGWFASQLRVDAGFKKQIPLAHEYMQTFLDYEKEFGGANRILIAVMDKNGDIFNLPFMQTMEKITQDVKGVENVDEARIRSIFTPNVRFVEVVEDGFAGGNVIPQDFTPNLENFQPSQDQFATIRANIEKANIVGRLVARDFSGAMVWAELVPEGGAGQIKLDYQKVAAQLEAIRAKYENETTSVHIIGFAKMVGDISDGARSVILFFFVTIAFTWILLFLYSSSVKLATLTVLCALIAVLWMLGALRLLGFGIDPMNMLTPFLIFAIAVSHGEQMINRFRGEIFFGGLEEGTVEELRSRKGVDAETAARLAFRMLLVPGSVALIAGCIGFATILIIPIQIIFELAITATVGVAITILTDLVLLPVLLSYCKLRNLMGKREYRLRQLTQFDKIWALLAKFARPIPAAVIILAGVGIWFVAKQYGSHVMIGDAEKGVAELRPQARYNQDAVLISEKFSLGVDMLNVIAEAQPSACTTSYPVMETIDRFAWSMRNVEGVEQVMTLPMAAKIVNAGWNEGNLRWRALPRDPDTLRVATQGFETDSGLLNNDCSAMPVMMFLSDHRATTIDRVVAAVKEFREKNGVWSGGNVNLVNELSAQAKLAQENGKEFHSDALNLRLATGNVGVLAAINDKVREVDAVMLYLLYGAVFVMCLLSFRNPLAALCIVLPLVLVTELGHALMVKLDIGLKVNTLTVVALGVGIGVDYAIYIFARMRESMQMGNSLTQAYFGALKTTGIAIFYTALTLAVGVAMWIFSELKFQADMGLMLTFMFVVNMFAALIFLPALCRWLLRPFEKSA, encoded by the coding sequence ATGGCGGGCTCCATCAAGGCGGTAGATAACCCCAGCGCGTTCCATCGGTTTGCCGAGCGCCTGATCTTCGGCAACCGGATGGTCGTCCTTGCGCTGTTCGCGCTGGTCACCGTGGCGATGGGATGGTTCGCCTCCCAGCTGCGCGTGGATGCCGGATTCAAGAAGCAGATCCCGCTGGCGCACGAATACATGCAGACCTTTCTCGACTACGAGAAGGAGTTCGGCGGCGCCAACCGCATCCTGATTGCAGTGATGGACAAGAACGGCGACATCTTCAACCTGCCGTTCATGCAGACGATGGAGAAGATCACGCAGGACGTGAAGGGCGTCGAGAATGTCGACGAAGCCCGCATCCGCAGCATCTTCACGCCGAACGTCCGGTTCGTCGAAGTGGTGGAGGACGGTTTCGCCGGCGGCAACGTGATTCCCCAGGACTTCACGCCGAACCTGGAGAACTTCCAGCCTTCGCAGGACCAGTTCGCCACCATCCGCGCCAACATCGAGAAGGCCAACATCGTCGGCCGTCTGGTTGCCAGGGACTTCTCCGGCGCCATGGTCTGGGCGGAACTCGTTCCCGAAGGCGGCGCCGGCCAGATCAAGCTCGACTACCAGAAGGTCGCTGCCCAGCTGGAGGCGATCCGCGCCAAGTACGAGAACGAAACCACCTCGGTCCATATCATCGGTTTCGCCAAGATGGTGGGGGATATCAGCGACGGTGCGCGCTCGGTGATCCTGTTCTTCTTCGTCACCATCGCCTTCACCTGGATCCTGCTGTTCCTGTATTCCTCGTCGGTCAAGCTCGCCACGCTGACGGTTCTTTGCGCGCTGATCGCGGTGCTGTGGATGCTCGGCGCGCTGCGTCTGCTGGGCTTTGGCATCGACCCGATGAACATGCTCACGCCGTTCCTGATCTTTGCGATTGCGGTCAGCCACGGTGAGCAGATGATCAATCGCTTCCGCGGCGAGATCTTCTTCGGTGGGCTGGAAGAGGGGACGGTCGAAGAGCTGCGTTCACGCAAGGGCGTCGATGCGGAGACGGCCGCACGGCTGGCGTTCCGGATGCTGCTTGTGCCCGGCTCGGTCGCCCTGATCGCCGGCTGCATCGGTTTCGCCACGATCCTGATCATCCCGATCCAGATCATTTTCGAACTGGCCATCACTGCTACTGTTGGCGTAGCGATCACGATCCTGACCGATCTGGTGCTGCTGCCGGTCCTGCTCTCCTACTGCAAGCTGCGCAACCTGATGGGCAAGCGCGAATACCGCCTCCGCCAGCTGACCCAGTTCGACAAGATCTGGGCGCTGCTGGCGAAGTTCGCGCGTCCGATTCCGGCGGCGGTCATCATCCTTGCCGGCGTCGGCATCTGGTTCGTCGCCAAGCAGTACGGCAGCCACGTGATGATCGGCGACGCCGAGAAGGGCGTGGCCGAGCTGCGGCCCCAGGCGCGCTACAACCAGGACGCCGTGCTGATCAGTGAAAAGTTCTCGCTAGGCGTGGACATGCTCAACGTCATCGCCGAAGCGCAGCCCTCGGCCTGCACCACGAGCTATCCGGTCATGGAAACGATCGACCGCTTTGCCTGGTCGATGCGCAATGTGGAAGGCGTGGAACAGGTGATGACGCTGCCCATGGCGGCCAAGATCGTCAATGCCGGCTGGAACGAAGGCAATCTGCGCTGGCGCGCGCTGCCACGCGACCCGGATACGCTGCGCGTGGCCACGCAGGGATTCGAGACGGACTCGGGCCTGCTCAACAATGATTGCAGCGCGATGCCGGTCATGATGTTCCTGAGCGACCACCGGGCCACCACCATCGACCGCGTCGTCGCGGCGGTGAAGGAGTTCCGCGAGAAGAACGGCGTGTGGTCGGGCGGCAACGTGAACCTGGTCAATGAGCTCTCGGCCCAGGCGAAACTGGCCCAGGAGAACGGCAAGGAGTTCCACAGTGATGCGCTGAACCTGCGTCTTGCCACCGGCAACGTCGGTGTCCTGGCGGCCATCAACGACAAGGTGCGCGAGGTCGACGCGGTAATGCTCTACCTGCTTTACGGCGCTGTCTTCGTGATGTGCCTGTTGAGCTTCCGCAATCCGCTGGCCGCGTTGTGCATCGTGTTGCCCTTGGTGCTGGTGACCGAGCTCGGCCACGCGCTGATGGTCAAGCTGGATATCGGCCTCAAGGTGAACACGCTGACGGTCGTTGCGCTGGGTGTCGGTATCGGCGTGGACTATGCGATCTATATTTTTGCCCGCATGCGCGAATCGATGCAGATGGGCAATTCGTTGACACAGGCCTATTTCGGGGCGCTCAAGACCACGGGTATCGCCATCTTCTATACCGCGCTGACGCTGGCAGTGGGTGTGGCGATGTGGATCTTCTCCGAGCTGAAATTCCAGGCCGACATGGGCCTGATGCTGACCTTCATGTTCGTGGTGAACATGTTCGCGGCGCTGATTTTCCTGCCGGCGCTGTGCCGCTGGTTGCTGCGACCGTTCGAGAAGTCCGCCTGA
- a CDS encoding DUF1302 domain-containing protein has translation MAAAVALALGALATAPVFAFEFGDEDGFHGTVNTTVTYGVAWRMSSQDPDLIGKAQYNPAISLPPFSLGSQSQRDAIGRFSVNGDDGDLKWEDGDVFTNAVKATVELNLMYGANSGAFFRGYTFYDWENVSRHDLSSLAEKKVGKDAKILDAFLFHNFSVGNKQGSVRLGQQVVSWGESTFIQGGINTINPIDVSKLRVAGAELKEAFLPVNMIWGSFNFTDTLSGEALYMFEFEQTEADPAGTYFSTNDFATLGGTYVMLNFGTVPQPVVNPDFFYPYCYGNSGTDNNIPAQLKPLACGAAVPRARDRYAKDSGQYGFRLNYLADWLNNAEFGFYALNYHSRLPVLSGISVTNTAVSSGRYFAEYPEDIRMYGVSFNMPLEGPGIALQGELSHRPNTPLQIDDVELLFAALSPLNVVIPAPGLRFASQLGNYGPGQEIRGWERHKVSQLQFTATKVFGPGNWFAADQVSLVGEVGFTNVWDLPDPSVLRYQGDGTDTGGGPDVFSGALRNPMTQVDGFPTPFSWGYRIAARADYNNAFGTAYTISPRLAFNHDVNGISPGPGGNFIEDRKSVTIGAEANYLNKLAFDLSYTNFFGAGHLNLISDRDFVAFSVKYSF, from the coding sequence ATGGCTGCCGCAGTGGCGCTTGCCCTGGGCGCCCTGGCGACCGCGCCGGTCTTCGCCTTCGAATTCGGCGACGAGGACGGCTTCCACGGTACGGTCAACACGACCGTCACCTACGGCGTTGCCTGGCGCATGTCCTCGCAGGACCCGGACCTGATCGGCAAGGCCCAGTACAACCCGGCCATCAGCCTGCCGCCCTTCTCGCTGGGCAGCCAGTCGCAGCGTGACGCGATCGGCCGCTTCTCGGTGAACGGTGACGACGGCGACCTCAAGTGGGAAGACGGCGACGTCTTCACCAACGCGGTCAAGGCGACGGTCGAACTGAACCTGATGTACGGCGCCAACAGCGGCGCATTTTTCCGCGGCTACACCTTCTACGACTGGGAAAATGTCAGCCGTCACGACCTGTCTTCGCTGGCCGAGAAGAAGGTGGGCAAGGACGCGAAGATTCTCGACGCGTTCCTGTTCCACAACTTCAGCGTCGGCAACAAGCAGGGCTCGGTGCGCCTGGGCCAGCAGGTGGTGAGCTGGGGCGAGAGCACTTTCATCCAGGGTGGCATCAACACGATCAATCCGATTGACGTGTCCAAGCTGCGCGTCGCCGGTGCGGAGCTGAAGGAAGCCTTCCTGCCGGTCAACATGATCTGGGGCTCGTTCAACTTCACCGACACGCTGTCGGGCGAAGCGCTGTACATGTTCGAGTTCGAGCAGACCGAGGCGGATCCGGCGGGCACGTATTTCTCGACCAACGACTTCGCCACGCTCGGCGGCACCTACGTGATGCTGAACTTCGGCACCGTGCCGCAGCCGGTGGTCAATCCGGATTTCTTCTATCCGTACTGCTACGGCAATTCGGGCACCGACAACAATATTCCGGCCCAGCTCAAGCCGCTGGCCTGCGGCGCGGCCGTGCCGCGCGCGCGCGACCGCTACGCCAAGGATTCGGGCCAATATGGTTTTCGCCTGAATTACCTGGCTGATTGGCTCAACAACGCCGAGTTCGGCTTCTATGCGTTGAACTACCACAGCCGCCTGCCGGTGCTGTCGGGCATCTCGGTGACCAACACCGCGGTGAGCTCGGGCCGCTACTTCGCCGAGTATCCCGAAGACATCCGCATGTATGGCGTGAGCTTCAACATGCCGCTGGAAGGTCCGGGTATCGCGCTGCAGGGCGAGCTGTCCCACCGTCCGAACACGCCGCTGCAGATCGATGACGTCGAACTGCTGTTCGCGGCCCTGAGCCCGCTCAACGTGGTCATCCCGGCGCCGGGCCTGCGTTTCGCCAGCCAACTGGGCAATTACGGTCCAGGCCAGGAAATTCGCGGTTGGGAGCGCCACAAGGTTTCGCAGCTGCAGTTCACCGCGACCAAGGTGTTCGGCCCGGGCAACTGGTTTGCCGCGGACCAGGTCTCCCTGGTTGGCGAAGTGGGCTTCACTAACGTGTGGGACCTGCCGGATCCTTCGGTACTGCGCTACCAGGGCGACGGCACGGATACGGGCGGCGGCCCGGATGTGTTCTCGGGCGCACTGCGTAACCCGATGACCCAGGTCGACGGATTCCCGACTCCCTTCTCGTGGGGTTACCGCATCGCGGCGCGCGCGGACTACAACAATGCGTTCGGCACGGCGTACACGATCTCGCCGCGCCTGGCGTTCAACCACGACGTCAACGGAATTTCGCCGGGCCCCGGCGGCAACTTCATCGAAGACCGCAAGTCGGTCACGATCGGTGCCGAAGCGAACTACCTCAACAAGCTTGCCTTTGACCTTAGCTACACGAATTTCTTTGGTGCTGGCCATCTCAACTTGATCAGCGATCGCGATTTCGTCGCGTTCTCGGTCAAGTATTCGTTCTGA
- a CDS encoding DUF1329 domain-containing protein — MMMLKKTRTAALVALAMVSTAALAKVSPQEAAKLGVTGTPLTPVGAERAGNADGSIPEWKGGITAPPAGYKTGAHHPDPYADDKPLFTITAQNYKEYGDKIGAGQIGMFEKYKNWKMVVYPTRRSAASPQRTYEWSIKNATTGELINDGEGVANVTEGIPFPILEKDPSAAGFQAIWNHKLKFKGVAAFRWANQATPTASGAYTITRIREEVLGLYYKPGNTLKDINNILVYFYQEVVSPPRLAGQVLLVHETLDSKKEPRQAWVYNPGQRRVRRAPNISYDNPGTASDGLRTNDQTDMYNGAMDRYTWKLVGKKEMYVPYNSYKAHSDKVKVEDLVKPGFINPDYLRYELHRVWVVEANLKEGQRHINPKRTFYIDEDSWQILVVDHYDTQGKLWRYSEAPSINYYEVPVFWSTLETTHDLKSGRYIVSGLDNQESMYDFSLQTTPEMFTPQALRQRGFQ, encoded by the coding sequence ATGATGATGCTGAAGAAGACGCGGACCGCGGCACTGGTCGCCCTGGCGATGGTGTCGACTGCGGCGCTGGCTAAAGTCAGCCCGCAGGAGGCCGCCAAGTTGGGCGTGACGGGGACGCCGTTGACGCCCGTCGGTGCCGAGCGCGCTGGCAATGCCGATGGATCGATTCCCGAGTGGAAGGGCGGTATCACGGCGCCGCCCGCGGGCTACAAGACGGGCGCGCACCACCCCGATCCCTACGCCGATGACAAGCCTCTGTTTACCATCACGGCGCAGAACTACAAGGAATACGGGGACAAGATCGGCGCCGGCCAGATCGGCATGTTCGAAAAGTACAAAAACTGGAAGATGGTGGTTTATCCCACCCGCCGCAGTGCCGCGTCGCCACAGCGCACGTACGAATGGTCGATCAAGAACGCCACCACCGGCGAGCTGATCAACGATGGCGAGGGCGTCGCCAACGTCACCGAGGGCATCCCGTTCCCGATTCTCGAGAAGGACCCCTCGGCTGCCGGCTTCCAGGCCATCTGGAACCACAAACTCAAGTTCAAGGGTGTTGCCGCCTTCCGCTGGGCCAACCAGGCCACGCCGACGGCGTCGGGGGCGTACACGATCACGCGCATCCGGGAAGAGGTTCTGGGGCTCTATTACAAGCCGGGCAACACGCTCAAGGACATCAACAACATCCTGGTGTACTTCTACCAGGAGGTGGTGTCGCCGCCGCGTCTGGCGGGCCAGGTGCTGCTGGTGCATGAAACGCTGGATTCGAAAAAAGAGCCGCGCCAGGCGTGGGTGTACAACCCCGGCCAGCGCCGCGTGCGTCGCGCGCCGAACATTTCCTACGACAATCCCGGCACCGCCTCCGACGGTCTGCGTACCAACGACCAGACCGACATGTACAACGGCGCGATGGATCGCTACACCTGGAAGCTGGTCGGCAAGAAAGAGATGTACGTTCCGTACAACTCCTACAAGGCGCACAGCGACAAGGTGAAGGTGGAAGATCTGGTCAAGCCGGGCTTCATCAATCCGGATTACCTGCGCTATGAATTGCACCGCGTATGGGTGGTGGAAGCCAACCTCAAGGAAGGCCAGCGCCACATCAATCCGAAGCGGACGTTCTACATCGACGAGGACAGCTGGCAGATTCTTGTCGTTGACCACTACGACACGCAGGGCAAATTGTGGCGTTATTCCGAAGCGCCTTCGATCAACTACTACGAAGTTCCCGTGTTCTGGTCGACGCTGGAAACCACGCACGACCTGAAATCCGGCCGCTACATCGTTTCCGGCCTGGATAACCAGGAATCGATGTATGACTTCTCCCTGCAGACCACGCCGGAAATGTTCACGCCGCAGGCGCTTCGCCAGCGTGGATTCCAGTAA
- a CDS encoding DUF962 domain-containing protein: MTDTAAASADSRREVDRWLGNYAEDHRDPTNILIHWVCVPLILWTVIAFLWIIPVPPALGRQGFWAAAGMFFAFAFYMRLSRVLALSMAAVFIAMALLTEGLYRVLGPQNLLYLAIGVFVVAWVAQFVGHKIEGKRPSFFTDLAYLLIGPAWITAKVLRRMGINY, encoded by the coding sequence ATGACCGACACTGCCGCCGCGTCCGCCGATTCCCGCCGCGAAGTTGACCGCTGGCTCGGCAACTACGCCGAGGATCACCGCGACCCGACCAATATTCTTATTCACTGGGTCTGCGTGCCGCTGATCCTGTGGACCGTCATCGCGTTTCTCTGGATCATCCCGGTGCCCCCGGCGCTGGGTCGACAGGGATTCTGGGCAGCCGCCGGCATGTTCTTCGCCTTCGCCTTCTATATGCGGCTGTCACGCGTGCTGGCGCTGTCCATGGCCGCCGTGTTCATCGCGATGGCACTGCTCACCGAAGGGCTTTACCGGGTGCTGGGGCCGCAGAACCTGCTATACCTCGCCATCGGCGTGTTCGTTGTCGCATGGGTGGCGCAATTCGTCGGCCACAAGATCGAGGGCAAGCGGCCGTCGTTCTTCACGGACCTGGCCTACCTGCTGATCGGACCGGCCTGGATCACGGCAAAGGTGCTCCGCCGGATGGGCATCAATTACTAG
- a CDS encoding DUF2845 domain-containing protein, translated as MRRLVVLSALLLPFSAMALDTLRFGSRVLAVGDSSAKLIELAGQPAIKDPIETKEGGREGERWQYSRDGKTLTVVIKNGKVESIDESR; from the coding sequence ATGCGTCGCCTCGTCGTCCTTTCCGCCCTCCTCCTGCCGTTTTCCGCAATGGCGCTGGATACCTTGCGTTTCGGCAGTCGCGTCCTCGCGGTCGGTGATTCCAGCGCAAAACTGATCGAACTGGCCGGCCAGCCGGCGATCAAGGATCCGATCGAAACCAAGGAAGGCGGCAGGGAAGGTGAGCGCTGGCAGTATTCCCGCGACGGCAAGACGCTGACCGTCGTGATCAAGAACGGCAAGGTCGAATCCATCGACGAAAGTCGCTGA